A region from the Coleofasciculus sp. FACHB-T130 genome encodes:
- a CDS encoding GNAT family N-acetyltransferase — MMEKETHIREAFPEEDSLIAQHFYQMWLDNHVPSDSIESDWLNITLQFIEGARKEGCYKAFVAEIDGRAIASASCQLFAGLYPHILKPESRKYGYIWGVYVEPPHRRQGLAKKLTLCAIDHLKSLNCTRVILHASPPGKPVYSSLGFSESNEMRLDLL, encoded by the coding sequence ATGATGGAGAAAGAAACCCATATCAGAGAGGCTTTTCCAGAGGAAGATTCTCTAATTGCTCAACATTTTTATCAAATGTGGCTGGATAATCATGTTCCTTCTGATTCTATTGAGTCTGACTGGCTCAACATTACGCTCCAGTTTATAGAAGGCGCTCGAAAAGAGGGATGCTACAAAGCTTTTGTGGCGGAGATTGATGGGAGAGCGATCGCTTCAGCAAGTTGTCAGCTGTTTGCTGGTCTTTACCCGCATATCCTCAAACCGGAATCTCGCAAATATGGATACATCTGGGGAGTTTACGTTGAACCGCCTCACCGCAGACAGGGACTTGCCAAGAAACTTACGCTTTGTGCGATCGACCATCTAAAATCGCTTAACTGCACAAGGGTTATCCTACACGCCTCCCCACCAGGTAAGCCAGTCTACTCTAGTCTTGGCTTTAGCGAAAGTAATGAGATGCGGTTGGATTTGCTGTAA
- a CDS encoding type II toxin-antitoxin system PemK/MazF family toxin: protein MTKPKPAQVWLVRFPFSDLTATKVRPALVLAVHREELIILGIFSKMPVDALRETWVVIEEDHPEFLQVGLKKTSLIRADKIATVHESVFQRQLGILPSDILMLVHEALKKALCIF from the coding sequence ATGACGAAGCCTAAGCCAGCACAAGTGTGGTTGGTGCGCTTCCCATTTAGCGATCTAACTGCCACAAAAGTTAGACCAGCTCTTGTTTTAGCAGTTCATAGAGAAGAGTTGATTATTTTGGGTATTTTCTCAAAAATGCCTGTCGATGCTTTGCGTGAAACTTGGGTTGTGATTGAAGAAGACCATCCGGAGTTTTTACAAGTAGGTCTGAAAAAAACATCTTTGATTAGGGCTGATAAGATTGCAACTGTCCATGAATCAGTATTTCAGAGGCAGTTGGGAATTTTACCATCAGACATACTGATGTTAGTACACGAAGCGCTGAAAAAGGCTCTTTGTATTTTTTAA
- a CDS encoding NAD(P)/FAD-dependent oxidoreductase, giving the protein MSFDVIVIGSGIGGLTAGALLARYGKRVLVCESHAIAGGAAHSFSRQGFHFDSGPSFYCGLTPESGLNPLQQVLEVLGESLQAVRYDPMGHYHFPEGTFPVYSNAERYRQAVAEITPQGARELEQFEKRLLPLYESLRGIPTIALRADWQIIPVILGQYLPSVLKLLPHLRIVQGSVGDVMDREVRDPWVRRLINLECFLLSGLKAHGTIAPEVAFMLGERSRAGVEYPVGGSGAIVDALVRGLKRWDGELKLNAHVEQILIQSGKVTGVKLKNDEVINAPVVISNATLWDTYTKLLRPEDLPQSYRQQSLETPAVDSFMHLHLGIRAEGLENLTGHHVVVHDASKDITEPGNACMISIPSVWDANLAPGGHHVVHAYTLEPYEGWRRDEGYEERKKERSQSLFRALERVIPDIRDRIVLELIGTPLTHAYYLRRYQGTYGPAIAAGKGIFPGTQTPISGLYRVGDSTMPGIGVPAVAASGILCANTLVTPQETANLLKL; this is encoded by the coding sequence ATGAGTTTCGATGTAATTGTTATCGGTAGCGGAATTGGCGGATTAACCGCAGGGGCGTTACTTGCCCGTTACGGAAAACGAGTGCTAGTGTGCGAAAGTCACGCGATCGCTGGTGGTGCTGCACACAGTTTCTCGCGGCAGGGATTTCATTTTGACTCTGGCCCCTCATTTTATTGCGGACTCACCCCTGAAAGCGGTCTAAATCCATTACAGCAAGTGTTAGAAGTTCTGGGAGAGTCGTTGCAAGCTGTTCGCTACGATCCTATGGGTCACTATCACTTTCCTGAAGGCACTTTTCCCGTTTACAGTAATGCTGAACGGTATCGGCAAGCTGTTGCTGAAATTACGCCTCAAGGTGCAAGAGAATTAGAACAATTTGAAAAACGTCTACTACCTCTTTACGAATCGCTGCGGGGGATTCCTACCATTGCTTTGAGAGCAGATTGGCAGATAATACCAGTAATTTTGGGGCAATATTTACCATCTGTATTGAAACTGCTACCGCATCTGAGAATCGTCCAAGGTTCTGTTGGCGATGTGATGGATCGAGAGGTGCGAGATCCTTGGGTGCGGCGCTTAATTAACTTGGAATGTTTTCTACTTTCTGGTCTTAAGGCACACGGTACAATTGCCCCAGAGGTGGCATTTATGTTGGGGGAACGTTCTCGCGCCGGTGTCGAGTATCCTGTTGGGGGAAGTGGCGCAATTGTGGATGCTTTGGTGCGCGGTTTAAAGCGTTGGGATGGGGAATTAAAATTGAACGCTCATGTTGAGCAAATACTAATTCAATCGGGAAAAGTAACAGGCGTTAAGTTAAAAAATGATGAAGTTATTAACGCGCCCGTAGTAATTTCTAATGCTACTCTTTGGGATACTTATACTAAGTTATTGCGCCCCGAAGATTTGCCGCAATCTTATCGTCAGCAGTCTTTAGAAACCCCGGCGGTTGATAGCTTCATGCACTTACATTTAGGCATCCGTGCTGAGGGTTTGGAAAATCTAACGGGACATCATGTGGTAGTTCACGATGCGAGTAAAGATATTACCGAACCGGGGAATGCTTGCATGATTTCTATCCCGTCGGTGTGGGATGCTAATCTTGCACCAGGGGGACATCATGTAGTTCACGCCTACACGTTGGAACCTTATGAGGGATGGCGGCGAGATGAAGGGTATGAGGAGAGGAAAAAAGAGCGATCGCAATCTCTATTCCGTGCATTAGAGAGAGTGATTCCGGATATACGCGATCGCATTGTATTAGAACTTATTGGCACACCGTTAACTCACGCTTACTACTTACGCCGCTATCAGGGAACATATGGCCCGGCAATTGCAGCTGGTAAAGGGATATTTCCAGGCACACAAACGCCGATTTCGGGATTGTATCGCGTGGGGGATAGCACAATGCCAGGAATTGGCGTTCCCGCTGTTGCTGCTTCGGGAATTTTGTGTGCGAATACTTTAGTAACTCCGCAAGAAACAGCAAATTTATTAAAGTTATGA
- a CDS encoding tetratricopeptide repeat protein has product MFIFTELLNSVISSNEAMHYRYKAITVIGTAALLSGGTTAIYAQAQPLLFPQHSFPSTLIVAQSSAEELFNRGMEKYNQENYSGAFNDFTAAIRQDANLTKAYYSRGLARRKLGDNQGAIADYTELLKRNPQNADAYLNRGVVYADQKKYGEAIEDYTKALNLDQKNAIAYYNRGNARSALGNPRGAVEDYSKAIQLQPRDATAYVNRGNARVQLGETQEAIADFTKALGLNPNLVEAYYNRGIVRRRLGNIKEAIADYDQAIQRDPNNAAAYYNRAIARQQIGNPQAAIADYTEAISISPNFAKAYGNRGLLRYETGDARGAIEDLQASARLFSEQGLTADSQKALQLLRQLK; this is encoded by the coding sequence ATGTTTATTTTCACCGAGTTACTTAATTCCGTAATTTCTAGTAATGAAGCGATGCACTACAGATATAAAGCTATCACCGTTATAGGAACTGCCGCCTTACTTAGTGGAGGGACGACAGCTATCTATGCACAGGCTCAGCCCCTACTCTTTCCTCAGCACTCTTTCCCTAGCACTCTTATAGTGGCTCAGTCGAGTGCAGAGGAATTATTCAATCGGGGGATGGAGAAGTATAACCAAGAAAACTATAGCGGCGCTTTCAATGATTTCACCGCTGCAATTCGCCAGGATGCCAACCTGACTAAAGCCTACTACAGCCGAGGGTTGGCAAGGCGGAAGCTAGGAGATAATCAGGGAGCGATCGCAGATTACACGGAGTTGCTAAAGCGAAATCCCCAGAATGCCGATGCCTACCTCAATCGGGGTGTAGTTTATGCCGACCAAAAAAAGTATGGGGAAGCAATTGAGGATTACACCAAGGCGCTGAATCTCGACCAGAAAAATGCGATCGCTTATTACAACCGGGGGAACGCTCGCAGTGCCCTAGGAAATCCTAGAGGAGCCGTTGAGGACTACAGCAAAGCGATTCAGCTTCAGCCTAGGGATGCCACCGCCTACGTGAATCGGGGGAATGCTCGCGTTCAACTGGGAGAAACCCAGGAAGCGATCGCTGATTTTACGAAGGCTCTGGGTCTGAACCCTAATCTAGTAGAAGCTTATTACAATCGCGGGATTGTCCGGCGGCGGCTGGGAAATATCAAGGAAGCGATCGCGGATTATGATCAAGCCATCCAGCGCGATCCCAACAATGCAGCAGCTTACTACAATCGAGCGATCGCTCGTCAGCAAATAGGCAATCCTCAAGCAGCCATTGCCGACTATACCGAGGCGATCTCTATTTCTCCCAACTTTGCTAAAGCTTATGGCAACCGGGGGCTGCTGCGCTACGAAACCGGCGATGCTAGAGGCGCAATTGAGGATTTACAAGCATCTGCGCGACTTTTCTCCGAGCAAGGATTAACCGCTGACTCTCAAAAGGCATTGCAATTGCTGAGACAGTTAAAATAG